CAAGGTTGTTTGGACCTGATCTTGTTCACCAAGCAATGGAGGATGTGATGTTAATCAGAGAACGACTTAAGAcggctcagagtcatcaaaaatcctatgccgaCGTTAGAAGAAGGGAATTGGAGtatgaggttggagattgggtattccttaaagtttctcccatgaaaggagttatACGATTCGAgaagaaaggtaaattgagtcctcgctatataggaccataccagattgtaaaaaggataggtggagttgcatatgagttggagttgcctccaAATCTGGGTTCTGTTCACCCGgtgttccatgtatctatgttgaagaagtgcattggagatcacCCTTTAGTGGTGCCGATTGACGAGATCAAGGTGG
The DNA window shown above is from Capsicum annuum cultivar UCD-10X-F1 unplaced genomic scaffold, UCD10Xv1.1 ctg32426, whole genome shotgun sequence and carries:
- the LOC124891221 gene encoding uncharacterized protein LOC124891221 → MAPFEALYVRRCRFPIGWYEIGETRLFGPDLVHQAMEDVMLIRERLKTAQSHQKSYADVRRRELEYEVGDWKCIGDHPLVVPIDEIKVDDSLSYEEEPVAILDR